In the Pseudomonas sp. ADAK2 genome, one interval contains:
- the tssG gene encoding type VI secretion system baseplate subunit TssG: MATANRRSTPGLIDQARAEPHRFEFFQLVRLLRLHYSRTGRMDLDTRPHEDPLRFRSQLSLNFPASEVSDLQFEREGKVSAAGLPLSEVQVTFMGLVGPSGVLPRPYTELLIERHIQHRDDAAHAFLDMFSHRMTTLFYEAWQKYKFYIEYERNGTSDFDRYLLNLVGFGPEAQKQKFDKQGSPLRRELFSYFSGLFAQKPRNSLNLEVMLSFYFSLPFKVKPFAGRWLKLDASQCTQLGRKNAALGQSAVAGNRVWDYQSCVRIELGPLDLVDYQRFQPGTVDYQKLVELVRFYVGAELDFQLSPRLKPEAVPVARLGRQGNVALGWQGWLKRPGVDVEPSRCALFHIPFDGVSL, from the coding sequence ATGGCCACCGCGAACCGGCGATCAACCCCTGGTCTGATCGATCAGGCACGGGCTGAGCCGCACCGATTCGAGTTTTTCCAATTGGTGCGTTTGCTCCGTCTGCATTACAGCAGAACCGGGCGCATGGACCTGGACACTCGACCGCACGAAGACCCGTTGCGTTTTCGCTCGCAGCTGTCGCTGAACTTCCCTGCGAGTGAAGTCAGCGACTTGCAGTTTGAGCGTGAAGGCAAGGTGTCCGCGGCAGGTTTGCCCCTGTCTGAAGTGCAAGTCACGTTCATGGGGCTGGTCGGGCCGTCCGGCGTGTTGCCGCGCCCCTACACCGAATTGTTGATCGAGCGGCATATCCAGCACCGCGATGATGCGGCCCATGCGTTCCTCGATATGTTCTCGCATCGCATGACCACGCTGTTCTACGAGGCCTGGCAGAAATACAAGTTCTACATCGAATACGAACGCAACGGCACCTCGGATTTCGATCGCTACCTGCTCAATCTGGTGGGTTTCGGGCCTGAGGCGCAGAAACAGAAATTCGACAAGCAAGGCTCACCGCTGCGGCGCGAATTGTTCAGCTATTTCTCCGGCCTGTTCGCCCAGAAGCCGCGCAACTCGCTGAACCTTGAAGTGATGCTGTCCTTCTATTTTTCGCTGCCATTCAAGGTCAAGCCATTTGCCGGACGCTGGCTGAAACTCGACGCCAGCCAATGCACGCAATTGGGCCGCAAAAACGCCGCGCTCGGGCAAAGCGCAGTCGCCGGTAACCGGGTCTGGGATTACCAATCGTGCGTGCGCATCGAGTTGGGTCCGTTGGACCTGGTCGACTATCAGCGCTTCCAGCCAGGCACCGTCGACTACCAGAAACTGGTGGAGCTGGTGCGGTTCTACGTCGGCGCCGAACTGGACTTCCAGTTGTCGCCCCGGCTCAAACCCGAAGCAGTCCCCGTGGCCCGCCTCGGTCGCCAGGGCAACGTTGCACTGGGCTGGCAAGGCTGGCTCAAACGTCCTGGTGTCGACGTGGAACCTTCCCGTTGTGCCCTCTTCCACATTCCTTTTGATGGGGTCTCCCTGTGA